A single genomic interval of Arctopsyche grandis isolate Sample6627 chromosome 8, ASM5162203v2, whole genome shotgun sequence harbors:
- the LOC143915413 gene encoding kelch-like protein 4: MNDFDHYSQKLHEFIHMRYMRTFFTLGMYYDIELIINDIRYKTHKSILHIASPLFRTKLDQYIRELEMYCEGIPDESVAKAFEFMYKGTVELRVEQVANIIKLADMWQMDGLKKYCYSYLEIVLRDNRQVFQKNVEIDNYLLNNFLKITKHKRFLNMSADTVKRLLSSDDLQVSSEEQVFEGLSQWVKHDWTNRKNDLYSLMKCVRFPLCSISFLLEEVTSLCCESVEGCKLLLDALKWHEIPQKRSTLPLMNSKSRIKDKQVLIINSWTVEIKAYNLRTKSWTDFATMNIPNIDFSTAIFKNNIFVFGGWNHEDSSLDKVYSIDLHTKSLKHLPPMKVKRYLTTAAVVDGRIFVMGGYNDTDALNTVEEYDYVKNCWKTVASMRSKRFGHASVVYKGDIYVFGGENNNKYLNSVEVFNTKRNQWKILSPMKRKRKFLAAVVVEDYIYCIGGSNSPIDNVERYDPESDTWTVAGNSLVKDFKQIAICHDRKIICFGGYYNRSIQEYDPANDQWRIISDMPDRHNHFSAHVVD, encoded by the exons ATGAACGATTTTGATCATTACTCTCAAAAGCTACACGAATTCATCCACATGCGATATATGCGTACATTTTTTACTCTAGGAATGTATTACGACATCGAATTAATTATCAATGACATAAG ATACAAGACTCACAAGTCCATCCTACATATAGCGAGTCCACTCTTTAGGACGAAACTTGACCAATATATACGAGAGTTGGAGATGTATTGCGAAGGGATTCCAGATGAATCTGTAGCAAAGGCTTTCGAATTCATGTATAAGGGTACAGTGG AACTAAGGGTAGAGCAGGTCGCAAATATTATAAAGTTGGCCGATATGTGGCAAATGGATGGCCTTAAAAAGTATTGTTATTCATACTTAGAGATAGTATTGCGAGACAACAGACAAGTTTTCCAAAAAAACGTAGAAATTGACAACTACTTACTGAATAATTTTCTGAAA ATAACAAAGCACAAAAGATTTCTCAACATGTCTGCTGATACTGTGAAAAGATTGCTGTCTTCTGATGATTTGCAAGTGTCTTCAGAAGAACAGGTGTTCGAAGGACTATCTCAATGGGTCAAACACGACTGGACCAATAGGAAGAATGATCTGTATTCACTAATGAAATGTGTCAGATTCCCGCTCTGCTCTATTTCG TTTTTACTGGAAGAAGTGACGTCACTCTGTTGTGAATCCGTCGAAGGATGTAAGTTGCTGTTGGATGCTTTAAAATGGCATGAAATACCACAAAAGAGGTCTACTCTTCCTTTGATGAATTCCAAATCTCGAATTAAAGATAAAcaagttttaattataaatagc tgGACTGTTGAAATAAAAGCATACAATTTAAGGACAAAATCATGGACTGATTTCGCTACAATGAATATTCCAAACATAGATTTTTCGacagcaatatttaaaaacaacatatttGTATTTGGAGGATGGAATCACGAAGATAGTTCACTTGATAAA GTCTACTCGATTGATCTACATACCAAATCGTTAAAACATTTGCCACCGATGAAAGTCAAACGGTATTTAACAACAGCAGCTGTAGTCGATGGAAGGATTTTCGTAATGGGAGGATATAATGATACAGATGCATTAAACACTGTAGAAGA ATACGATTACGTCAAAAACTGTTGGAAAACTGTTGCATCCATGAGAAGTAAAAGATTCGGCCACGCGTCAGTAGTCTATAAAGGAGACATTTATGTTTTCGGTGGggagaataataataaatatttaaattcggtTGAAGTGTTTAACACAAAAAGAAACCAGTGGAAGATATTAAGTCCGATGAAAcggaaaagaaaatttttagCC GCGGTCGTTGTCGAAGATTACATCTATTGCATTGGTGGTAGTAATTCTCCAATTGACAATGTTGAAAGATACGACCCAGAAAGCGACACCTGGACTGTAGCAGGAAATTCACTCgtaaaagattttaaacaaattgcaATTTGTCACGATAGAAAGATCATTTGTTTCG GAGGCTACTATAACAGATCAATCCAGGAGTACGACCCCGCAAATGACCAGTGGAGAATTATCAGCGATATGCCAGATAGACATAATCATTTTAGCGCTCATGTTGTGGATTAA
- the LOC143915449 gene encoding kelch-like protein 25 — protein MNDSDHQTQMLHGFNHMQYMSTFFTSGTYYDIELIIIGDKRYKTHKSILHAASPLFRTKLNQNIRELVMNCEGIRDESIAKAFEFIYKGTVELRLEQVANILKLADMWQMDGLKKYCYSYLEIVCQDNRQVYQKNEEIDDYLLDNFLRITKHEKFLNMSADNVKRLLSSDDLQVSSEGQVFEGLSHWVKHDWTNRKNDLYSLMKCVRYPLCSISFLLEEVASLCCESVEGYQLLLDALKWHEIPQKRSTLSLMNSKSRKKNKQVLIIGRKNIGMSVGIKAYNLRTKSWTVYHKMDIRSTDFSTAMFKNNVFVFGGWNFVDRSHNRVYSFDLLTGALKNLAPMKVKRSLSTAVVVNGRIFVIGGYNQENILDTVEEYDYVKNSWIKVASMKRKRHCHASVVYKEDIYVFGGENEDEYLNSVEVFNTKKNQWKILRPMKWKRSSFAAVVVEDYIYCIGGNDSPIDNVERYDPESDTWTVAGNSLVKDFNQVAICHDRKIICFAGYWNTTVQEYDPANDQWKIISQMPNNRNHYTAHVVDLCL, from the exons ATGAACGACTCCGATCATCAGACCCAAATGCTACACGGATTCAACCACATGCAATATATGAGTACATTTTTTACGTCAGGAACATATTACGACATCGAATTAATTATTATCGGAGACAAAAG ATACAAGACTCACAAGTCCATCCTACATGCAGCGAGTCCACTCTTTAGGACGAAACTCAACCAAAATATACGAGAGTTGGTGATGAATTGCGAAGGGATTCGGGATGAATCTATAGCTAAGGCTTTTGAATTCATATATAAGGGAACAGTGG AATTAAGGCTAGAGCAGGTCGCAAATATTCTAAAGTTGGCCGATATGTGGCAAATGGATGGGCTTAAAAAGTATTGTTATTCATACTTAGAGATAGTATGTCAAGACAACAGACAAGTTTACCAAAAAAACGAAGAAATTGACGACTACTTACTGGATAATTTTCTGAGA ATAACAAAGCATGAAAAGTTTCTCAACATGTCTGCTGATAATGTGAAAAGGTTGCTATCTTCTGATGATTTGCAAGTGTCTTCAGAAGGGCAGGTGTTTGAAGGACTATCTCATTGGGTCAAACACGACTGGACTAATAGGAAGAATGATCTGTATTCACTAATGAAATGTGTCAGATACCCGCTCTGCTCTATTTCG TTTTTACTGGAAGAAGTGGCGTCACTCTGTTGCGAATCCGTCGAAGGATATCAGTTACTGTTGGATGCTTTAAAATGGCAtgaaattccacaaaaaaggtcTACACTTTCTTTGATGAATTCCAAAtcccgaaaaaaaaataaacaagttttaATTATAGGaagaaaaaatattggt ATGTCTGTTGGAATAAAAGCATACAATCTAAGGACGAAATCATGGACTGTTTACCATAAAATGGATATTAGAAGCACAGATTTCTCGACAGCAATGTTCAAAAACAACGTATTCGTGTTTGGAGGGTGGAATTTCGTAGATCGTTCACATAATAGA GTTTACTCGTTTGATCTACTAACCGGAGCATTAAAAAATTTGGCACCAATGAAAGTCAAACGGAGTCTTTCAACTGCAGTTGTAGTCAATGGGAGGATTTTCGTAATTGGAGGATATAATCAAGAAAATATACTTGACACTGTTGAAGA ATACGATTACGTCAAAAACAGTTGGATAAAAGTTGCTTCCATGAAAAGGAAAAGACACTGCCATGCTTCAGTAGTCTATAAAGAAGACATTTATGTTTTCGGTGGGGAGAATGAAGACGAATATTTGAATTCGGTTGAAGTgtttaacacaaaaaaaaatcagtggaAGATCTTACGTCCGATGAAATGGAAGAGATCATCGTTTGCT GCGGTCGTTGTCGAAGATTACATATATTGCATTGGTGGTAATGATTCTCCAATTGACAATGTTGAAAGATACGACCCAGAAAGCGACACCTGGACTGTAGCAGGAAATTCACTCGTAAAAGATTTTAATCAAGTTGCAATTTGTCACGATAGAAAGATTATTTGTTTCG CGGGCTACTGGAACACCACAGTTCAGGAGTACGACCCCGCAAATGACCAGTGGAAAATCATCAGTCAAATGCCCAATAACCGAAATCATTATACCGCTCATGTTGTGGATTTATGTCTATAA
- the LOC143915083 gene encoding kelch-like protein 28, with the protein MNDSDRQAQMLYGFNHMQYMSTFFSLGMYYDIELIIKDKRYKTHKSILHAASPLFRTRLNQNIRQMVMNCEGIRDESIAKAFDFIYKGTVELRLEQVANILKLADMWQMDELKKYCYSYLEIVCQDNRQVYQKNEEIDDYLLDNFLRITKHEKFLNMSADNVKRLLSSDNLQVSSEEQVFEGLSQWVKYDWTNRKNDLYSLMKCIRFSLCSVSFLLEEVTSLCCESVEGCQLLLDALKWHEMPQKRCNLPLMNFKSRIKNKVLVIGPFAIETYKLRTKSWTDFCTVDIQNVNFSTAVFQNNLFVFGGWNCEDRSHERVYSFDLLTGELKHLSPMKVKRSWSTAAVVNGRIFIMGGYSYENKLETVEEYDYVKNSWKNVASMKSKRFGHASVVYKEDIYVFGGESGKEYLNSVEVFNTKKNQWKILCPMKWKRSSLAAVVVDDYIYCIGGHSDSPLNNVERYDPGRDTWTEVSDSPVKQIRQSAICHNRKIICFGDHNSPLVQEYDPANDQWRIISEMPNSRNHYNAHVVDLNL; encoded by the exons ATGAACGACTCCGATCGTCAGGCCCAAATGCTATACGGATTCAACCACATGCAATATATGAGTACATTTTTTTCGTTAGGAATGTATTACGACATCGAATTAATTATCAAAGACAAAAG ATACAAGACTCACAAGTCCATCCTACATGCAGCGAGTCCACTCTTTAGGACGAGACTTAACCAAAATATACGACAGATGGTGATGAATTGCGAAGGGATTCGAGATGAATCTATAGCCAAGGCTTTCGATTTCATATACAAGGGTACAGTGG AATTAAGGCTAGAGCAGGTCGCAAATATTCTAAAGTTGGCTGATATGTGGCAAATGGATGAGCTTAAAAAGTATTGTTATTCATACTTAGAGATAGTATGTCAAGACAACAGACAAGTTTACCAAAAAAACGAAGAAATTGACGACTACTTACTGGATAATTTTCTGAGA attaCAAAACATGAAAAGTTTCTCAACATGTCTGCTGATAATGTGAAACGGTTGCTATCTTCTGATAATTTGCAAGTGTCTTCAGAAGAGCAGGTGTTCGAAGGACTATCTCAGTGGGTCAAATACGATTGGACCAATAGGAAGAATGATTTGTATTCACTGATGAAATGTATAAGGTTTTCGCTCTGCTCTGTTTCG TTTTTACTGGAAGAAGTGACGTCACTTTGTTGCGAATCCGTCGAAGGATGTCAGTTGCTGTTGGATGCTTTAAAATGGCATGAAATGCCACAAAAGAGGTGTAATCTTCCTTTGATGAATTTCAAGTCTCGAATTAAAAACAAAGTTTTAGTTATAggc CCTTTTGCAATCGAAACATACAAACTAAGGACAAAATCGTGGACTGATTTCTGTACAGTAGATATACAAAACGTGAATTTTTCGACAGCAGTGTTTCAAAACAACCTATTTGTATTTGGAGGTTGGAATTGCGAAGATCGTTCACATGAAAGA GTTTACTCGTTTGATCTACTCACCGGAGAGTTAAAACATTTGTCACCAATGAAAGTTAAACGGAGTTGGTCAACAGCAGCTGTAGTCAATGGAAGGATTTTCATAATGGGAGGATATAGTTATGAAAATAAACTTGAAACTGTTGAAGA ATACGATTACGTCAAAAACAGTTGGAAAAATGTTGCATCCATGAAAAGTAAAAGATTTGGCCACGCGTCAGTAGTCTATAAAGAAGACATTTATGTTTTCGGTGGGGAGAGTGGTAAAGAATATTTGAATTCGGTTGAAGTATTTAACACGAAGAAAAATCAGTGGAAGATCTTATGTCCGATGAAATGGAAGAGATCATCGTTAGCT GCAGTCGTTGTCGACGATTACATCTATTGCATTGGTGGTCATAGTGATTCTCCACTTAACAATGTAGAAAGATACGACCCTGGAAGAGACACCTGGACTGAAGTGAGCGATTCACCAGTAAAACAAATTAGACAAAGTGCAATTTGTCACAATAGAAAGATTATTTGTTTCG GGGATCATAATTCGCCATTAGTTCAGGAATACGACCCTGCAAATGACCAGTGGAGAATCATCAGTGAAATGCCAAATAGCCGAAATCATTATAACGCTCATGTTGTGGATTTAAATCTAtaa
- the LOC143915727 gene encoding kelch-like protein 12, which translates to MYSEGIRDESIAKAFEFIYKGTVELRVEQVANVINLADMWQMDGLKKYCYSYLETECRQNRLVSHKNEEINDYFLVNFPKITKHERFLDMSADNVKRLLSSDHLQVSSEEQVFEGLSQWVKHDFTNRKNDLCSLLQCIRFPHCSIPFLLEEVTSLCCESVEGCQLLLDAIKWHAIPQKRCNLPLMNPKSRINNKQVLIIGGQRFAGSITIEAFNLKEKSWTHYHAMDMKYSEFSTAMFENNIFVFGGWNHKYGSLDKVYSFDLLTGELKHLSPMKVKRSWSTAAVVNGRIFIMGGYNYENKLETVEEYDYVKKSWKNVASMKIKRFGHASVVYKEQIYVFGGYDSRNYMNSVEVFNTKENQWKILSPMKWKRKSLAAVVVDDYIYCIGGFSDSSLNNVERYDPKSDTWTEVSDLPVKDFGRSAICHNRKIICFGGYYNRSIQEYDPAKDQWRIISEMSNIPYHYSAHVVDLNL; encoded by the exons ATGTATAGCGAAGGGATTCGAGATGAATCTATAGCTAAGGCTTTTGAGTTCATATATAAAGGAACAGTGG AATTGAGGGTAGAGCAGGTTgcaaatgttataaatttgGCCGATATGTGGCAAATGGATGGGCTTAAAAAGTATTGTTATTCATACTTAGAGACAGAATGTCGACAAAACAGACTAGTTTCCCATAAAAACGAAGAAATTAACGATTACTTCCTGGTTAATTTTCCGAAA ATAACAAAGCACGAAAGATTTCTAGACATGTCTGCTGATAATGTGAAAAGATTGCTATCTTCTGATCATTTGCAAGTGTCTTCAGAAGAACAGGTGTTTGAAGGACTATCTCAATGGGTCAAACACGACTTCACCAATAGGAAGAATGATCTATGTTCACTGTTGCAATGTATCAGATTTCCGCATTGTTCCATTCCG TTTTTACTGGAAGAAGTGACGTCACTCTGTTGCGAATCCGTCGAAGGATGTCAGTTGCTGTTGGATGCTATAAAATGGCATGCAATACCACAAAAGAGGTGTAATCTTCCATTGATGAATCCTAAATcccgaataaataataaacaagttTTAATTATTGGAGGACAAAGATTtgcg GGGTCTATTACAATCGAAGCATTCAATTTAAAGGAGAAATCATGGACTCATTACCATGCAATGGATATGAAATACAGTGAATTTTCGACAGCAATGTTTGAAAACAACATATTTGTATTTGGAGGGTGGAATCACAAATATGGTTCACTTGATAAa gTTTACTCGTTTGATCTACTCACCGGAGAGTTAAAACATTTGTCACCAATGAAAGTCAAACGGAGTTGGTCAACAGCAGCTGTAGTCAATGGAAGGATTTTCATAATGGGAGgatataattatgaaaataaacttGAAACTGTTGAAGA ATACGATTACGTTAAAAAAAGTTGGAAAAATGTTGCCTCCATGAAAATTAAAAGATTTGGCCACGCGTCAGTAGTCTATAAAGaacaaatttatgtatttggtGGATACGATTCCAGAAATTATATGAATTCTGTTGAAGTTTTTAACACAAAAGAAAATCAATGGAAGATTTTAAGTCCGATGAAATGGAAGAGAAAATCGTTAGCG GCGGTCGTTGTCGACGATTATATCTATTGCATTGGTGGTTTTAGTGATTCTTCACTTAACAATGTCGAAAGATACGATCCCAAAAGCGACACCTGGACTGAAGTGAGCGATTTACCTGTAAAAGATTTTGGACGAAGTGCAATCTGTCACAATAGAAAGATTATTTGTTTCG GGGGCTACTATAACAGATCAATCCAGGAGTACGACCCCGCAAAAGACCAGTGGAGAATCATCAGTGAAATGTCAAATATCCCATATCATTATAGCGCCCATGTTGTGGATTTAAATCTATAA